The sequence CCCTTCTTTCACATCTCCATGAATCTCCACATAAGGAATGATAATGTCTGAAGTCTTGTCCTCTAAATGACTTTTGATCCTTTCCGAAGACGTGTTCACCAAATGCCCCCAGGCTTCTTTCGAATTCTTCAGCATGATATTCGTGTATAAAGCGGATAGTTTCTGCTGAGGGGTAAACAACTGTAAAAATAATTCAGGACTTTGATTCTTAATGACGATGGTGCTGATGTTTGCCGGAACCCTTGGATCACGAACGAGAAAATCCAATGTTTCATTCAAGCCCTCTTCCTTTGCAAGTCTTTCACTCAGTACCACGACCTGCAATGTGTCGAGGATCGCTTCCTTAAGGGTGTCTTTCTTGATCCGCTCGATGGCTTCCGGAATGGTTTTCCCTGTTTGGGTATAGGTGAATCCACCAGTCGGATCCACTGCATTCTTCTGATTGGCGGAAGGGTTGAAGACCTGCAGGGTAATGGAATAATGGTCGTCCATTTTGTCAATTCCGAGACCTGATACCAGCTCGACTTCATTTAAAAGGCTAGTCTTCACATATCCGACGATAACGCATCCGATCAAGATAAAAAGGATGATGAGGTGACGAAGATTGGACAGGTTCACGAGTCATTCTCCTTTTTATCAGAGTCTTCCATTGGTTCCTCCTTATGAAATGAAGGAATGTTCTTATTAATGTCCGGGATCGGATTCCGGACGAATACATCCTTTGCCATATCTTGCCATGTGAAAGGGGAAACGGGTGCAAGATAAGGGACCGTGAATGATCTTAAATAACAGAGATGCACCAATAGCATTAAAGTGAATAAGGCAATCCCATACAAGCCGAGCAGGGCCCCGATCAATATCAAGCTGAGCTTAATGATTCTTGTGGCATAGCTCATGATGGCAATCGGGATGATACTGGATAAGATGAAGGAAGTACTGATGATCACCAGGGTAATGGGTTGAACAAGCTGAGCTTCAACAGAGGCCTGGCCGAACACGATCGCACCAAACAGAGAAATCGTGATTACAACGGTCTGAGGAAGTCGGCTTGAGCCTTCATAAATGGCCTCCGTCAAGACGAACACGAGGAGGACTTCAAAGACCGTCGGGAAAGGCACAGACTCCCGCTGGGCCAAGAATCCCACCAGTAAATTCACCGGCAGCAGGCCTTTGTGGAACGTGGTAAACGCCACATAGAATGCCGGGATATACAGGGAAAGCCAAAAGAGGAGGAAGCGCATGGGACGGACCAGCCTCGTTGCTTCACTGTTGATATAATAGTCATCCGATGACTGAAAGAACTGTAAGAACACGGCCGGGGCAATCAGGGTGAAGGGAGTCCCGTCCACCATAATGCAAACCCTTCCCTCCAGCACTTCCGCCGCCGCGACATCCGGCCTGTCCGAGTTCATGACTAAGGGGAAAATGGTTTTCGACTCTTTCGTCAAAAACTCCGAAATATAGTTAGATCCGATGACGGAATCAAGGGAGATTTGTTCAAGCTTGCCCCTGATTTCATTCAGTATGTCCCCATCGACCATATTTTCCAGATAAATAAGGGATACGGACGTACTGGTGAATTCACCATACGTTTGAGTCTCGACATGCAGGGAGGGATTTTTGATGTATTTTCGGATCAAGGCTACATTCCCGCTGCGACTCTCGGTAAAGCCGACATCCGGCCCCTCAATAGTCCGCTGCCCCTTCGGATTGGTAAGGGAACGTTCCTCCCACTTGGACGTATCGGCGGCAAGGATGTCCGCTTGTCCTTCAAACAGAATAATTGTGGATCCATCCACCAGTTTGCCGCTGACCTTGTCCTTATCCTTCACCACTTCTACATCAGAAACCTGAATAACCGACTCGGTCAGGAAAGGAATGAAACGTCCTTCCTCCTCAGGTGCAGGCTGTTGTAATATAGGTTCGATGATATGCTCCTGGATGGACACGGTATCCACGATGCCATCTATATAGAGGAGGCAGGCCGAAAGACGTCCTCCGGATAACTTCAAGTATCTTGATTTAACATCCGAGCTATCACTCAAGCTAGCAAGAATCCCGGCTACCCGGTCTTCCAACGTTGCGGGTTGATTCATGTTCATTACGCTCACCCTTTAGACTATGTCAATATGGTAGTATGCGCTAAGATTGCTTGATTATTCCATAGGGGAGTCATTTTTTATATAGGGAAGGAGAAGATTGAAATCATGACAATAAATTCTATCAGGAAGTTGGATCGAAAAGCAGAAGTCAGTCCGGAAATTCCAATATTCACAATAACTCCAGCGATTTGAACAACAATCATAACTAACAGCCGGGTGGTCTTCGGAAACTCAAAAAGACCTGTCGATTAGCGACAGGTCTTTTTGAGTTGATGTGTATTGATAAGTCATAAATGTTCTAATCGGGTTAAAGCGGAATGGATATCATCATAGGTTTCCTTTGTGCCATTCTGAATGATGATAAATGATTCTAATTCCTTTGAGTACGAAACAAACAATGGTTCCGAACAATGTTCAGTGAAGGAATGAGTAATGTCACACTCTGAATAGGTTTGGAGGGTCTGCAAGATTGTAAGAAGCTCTCGGTTTTCTGACATTTTCTTTATCTCCTTTCGAAAAAAGGGAAGGAATTTGTCGGTTTTGGATAATATTAACACAAACATGAGATGCTTGTAAGTGAGAAAAGTCATACGATAAATTAACTGAAAAGAGGGATAGCAACTCATTTTTAGATGAACGCATTGAAGAGCGGGCATCAGTATGTAAATCACTCAATGAAAACATGAATGAAAATACGTTGACCGTGGAAACTATGAACGATGCAACTCATGAAAACCCATAAAAACCCATAAAAGCTTTCATTTACTCTCTAACAAATTGAAATTGAAAAGGATCTTTTTATATAAAAAATAGTTGATCGTAGGGGGTCGTGTATGAAAGAACAATATGATCGAATAAGAGAAAAGGCTTTGAATGTTGTTCACGAGAATACTGTGTATTGGCAGGAATATTGTTTCCTATCCCCACGCTGGTGGTTCTTAATAGGACTCTTCATCCTGTCCTGGTACTTCTATTTTCGTTTAACGAGAAGAGAGGAGATGCCGAGGCTGCTCTTTCTTGGGTTAATATGGATCATAGTGGCAGCGAACCTGGATGGGCTTGGATTTGAGCTTGGGTTATGGGGCTATCCGTCACAATTAATCCCTATTCTTCCAAAAGCATATGTCTTTGACTATGCATTAATCCCTGTTACCTACATGCTTCTATATAAATACTTCCCTAAAGGGAAATCCTTTTTGTATGCGAATATCGTTCTAGCAGCATGTGCATCGTTTATTGCTGAGCCAGTGTTTGAATGGTTAGATATTTATAAAGTATATCATTGGAAGAGATGGTGGTCTTTTATCATCTATATCATCCTTTCCTATGGGATAAGATGGCTGGTTGAGGTTGTATTTGATTCTGAGTCGGGCACTGATAAGAAGTGAAACGGATATTGCTGTCGTGCAATATACTCACCCCATGACACCAACTACCAGAATATTTAGTAAGACCTAGAAGTGTGGTGGGGACAGAATCGTTCTTCCTTCGTGTATCTGGGAACGATAATAAAGGAAAATCCTTTCCTTGACGGATCATGGAAAGGGTCTGTGTCATTTTCTAAATCCATCACCGGTAGGAATGATCATAAGACTAATCGAACTCATAATAGAATCCACCATTCATGGGCGTGACCAACTCAACTGAAGGATGGTGTGTAGATCATACTGTGCGTCATAAGATGGTTGGCAAAGCCCTGCCCCTGGTGCTTTCATCGATAGAGAACGAGGTTAGTAGTCTTGCCTTTTTTGATTAGAAGTGTATTTACGAAGTTTTCCCCCTTTTTCCTAAGCAAAATATCCGACGGGTTCGACGTCATGCGGGATCACTACATGGGTGGTGCCTTTGAAATAGAGGGATGATGGATTTGATCGAGTGGCATGCTGGTGAATTCCAGCTGGTCTTCCGGCAGGTGGAAGTTGCTAAGAAAATAAAGATTTAGGCCAGCTTGAGGAATGGAATGAACAGTGACCGGGGGAGGGCTCCCATCGATCATCCGGTTTGAGGTTTGAATAGAAGTCCATCGGTCCTCTTTTTCTGTCTTTCAACGGAAAAGGACGTTAGTTTAGCTAGATTCGGTTCCTTGAGTGATAATGAGTACCGGAATTAGAGTGAAATTCTTTATTGGGAATCCCTTCTGCTATGGAATTGATCCAAATCGGACCATAATCGATCCTGATATAAAATGATTAATCCTGCTTAAACTTTTTTGAACCTTTTTTTGATTTATTAATCCTCTTTTAAAATAATCGATCCGCCGTGTCGAATTTTCTTTAGTATGGTAGCCGGGTGATCGGCCCCGTTGCTCTTAATGCAGTTGCTTGAACAATAGATTTGGGACTCTCGATCAATTCCATTCATGACAATGCTTCCGTTCATATGTTTCGTTGTATTTGACTAAAGGCATGGTGTGATCCTCCAGTTCAGTGTTAGGAACAAATTATAGTCTATTTGGAATTTTTGGACAAATAAGAGTTGGAAAAATGTTCAAAATGGTTTAAAATAAGAACGTATGTTTTGTTCGGAACTAAGGTAGGGGGAGCTTATGATGACTCAAACAAAATACAAAACAGTATGGAATCTTGACAGCATCTTCAAAGGAGGAAGCGCATCTCCTAACTTACATGACCATATGAAGCGGACGGAAGCCAAGATTTTGGAGCTGGAAGAAATGGTGAAAGAGTGGACGGCGGCACTAGAGTCGGATCAACTAGTCGATGTTCTTGAGCGACTTAGGGATATAAAGATGTCCATATCACAAGCAAGATCCTATGCTATCTGTCTTCTTTCCGAAAATCCGAAAGACCAGGGCGCACAATTCTACAGAGGGGAATCCACGGCTCTTCAATCAAAATATGATTCTATCAACAGTGACCTGAAGAGGAAATTAGCCCATACGGAGGAATCGGAGTGGATGAACCTGATTGCATCAGAGGATCTGAAGGAGTATCGCTTCACCCTCCAAGAGTGGCGGGATGAAGCGGACCGGGAGCCTTCGCAGGAGGTGTCGGACCTTATGGCAGACGGGTACCATGCCTGGGGGCAGTTCTATCAATCGTTCATGAGCAGCATTAAGGTCCAGGTAAAGGGTCAGGATTTCTCTGTAGGGCAGGCCATCAATCTGCGTTCGCACCACGATGCTTCGATTCGAAAAGAATCTCATGAGGCGCTGGTGGAAAAGTGGACCGGGCTTGAGGGGCAGTTTGCGCAAATCTTGAACCATCTGGCCGGTTTCCGGTTGAATATGTATAAGAGCGTGGGAATTGAGGACGTCCTCCATGTTCCTCTGGCCCAAAACCGGATGAAGGAAGAAACGCTGAATGCGATGTTTTCGGTGATGGAGAGATATAAAGAACCGTTTGCCCAATACTTGAATGTGAAGGCAGACATGAACGGCGATGCCAAAATGAAGTCTTATCACTTTTGGTCCCCAATGAATCATCACCATCAAGGAATGGAATACGGAGAGGCTGCGGCTTTGGTCGAGGAGCAATTTCTCGCATTTGGTACCGAAATGGGACAGTTTGCAGAGACGGCGTTCCGTGAAGGCTGGGTCGAGGCAGAAAATCGTCCGGGAAAGTCTGCAGTTCCCATTTGCGCGGCGTTTCCGTTGACGGGGGAGTCAAGGGTGTTCCTGACATTTCCCGGCACATTCAAAGGGGTATTGACCCTTGTGCATGAACTTGGTCATGCCTTTCATAACCATGCGATGAAATCAGTGAACGGGATGAACAAGTCCTACCCCATGAGCCTGGCCGAAACGGCTTCGACCTTCGCAGAGATGATTATTCTCGAGGCGGCCATGGAGAAAGCGGAGACGGAGGAAGAGAAGCTGTTCATCCTTGATGAGAAATTAAAGCGCAGTGTCATGAACTTCATGAACCTTCATGCCAGATTCATCTTTGAAAAAAACTTTCACGAAGAACGGAAAAAGGGGTTCGTCCCCGCATCACGTTTGAACGAACTGATGGAGGCTGCCTTAGAAGAAGGGTATGCGGGTTCCCTGGATGAGGTCCCGATTCACTCGTGGGTATGGACGCCCCATTTCTATAAAACAGAATCTCCTTTTTATAACTTTCCTTACACCTTTGGATATTTACTTGCACTGAATCTCTTCGTCAGGGCAAAGGAAATGGGGAAAGGATTCGAGGAGCAATACATGAACCTCTTGCGGGATTCAGGGCGCATGTCGGCAGAAGAACTCGTCATGAAGCATCTGGGAGAAGACATTACGGAGGAAGCCTTTTGGGAAAAAGGGATGGCGTTGTGTGTAGAGGATAGTGAGGAGTTTGTGAGATTAGCAGCTTATCTTCATAAAGAGGAAACCTAATGAATAGGATTCAAATGTGATTCTGAAATCGATTTGAGCGGGGATGTTTGAAGATCTATTTTACGAGAAAAATAATCACGAATCATAGGGAGAGAGTTCATGGACAAGATCTTACATAACATAGCCAATCTATTAAACCAGCAAGATCGAAAAATGGTCATCGGTATTTCAGGACATGGTGCTTCGGGTAAAACCACGTTTGCCAAGAAGCTTTTGACGCTGCTGGAAGGAAAGGATATCAATTATATCAATGCCGATCCCTATATCGTCAGTTCTGGCGTAAGAAGGCACACCTCCATCCAATATGAGTACAACAATGAAATCCATCAATCCAAAATGACTGCCTGCCATCCGGCTGCCCACCATGTATTGGCTCTCGATCGGGACGTTAAGATGGTAAGGGAGGGAATGGACTTCTATACCATGGACGTCCCTTATGAAAGAAGTCAGCTCATCTCCTCCCGAATCAACTTGACGATTGTAGAAGGGATGACGGTTGCATTCAGCAACCCCGACTTATACGACCTTAAGATTTACTTTTACACAGATGGCGAGACAGAGCTTATAAGAAGAGGAATCCGCGATGTTTCCGAAAGAGGCATGGATGTCGAGTATTTACGGAAAACCCATGACGAACGCAGAATCCAATATGAGGTATTTATGCATCCGAAGCATGAGAATTTTGATGTAGTGGTGAGGAATTCGGATGAGGGGTATTGGGTGGAAAAGGATATGGAGTGGTCGTAAGTGTAAACAGGAAGCTTATCCGAATGTGGGTAGGCTTCTTTTAGTGAAAATAGTGATTGAGTGTGATGGTTTATTTTGACATAATTGGAATTAAGGGAGTTTGTAGACAACGTAAAATAATGGAGGTCAAATCGTGAAGAGACCTATAGGTGTATCCATCATAAGTTATTTCTATATTTTTGGTGCAATCGTATTATTATTTACCGCTATTTTTTATCAGGCTGCTGCTGATACGATTAGCATTTCTGAAAGGTTTGGAGTACCGATTATGCCTGAACGATTCATGAGAGTAGTAGTGGCGTTCTTTTCCTTAGTGATGGTTTATGGGTATATGAGATTGAAAAAATGGGGTTTTTGGCTATTCATCGCGTACTCCGTGTTGTTTGGGGTGATCAGTTTCCTATTGTTATCTGTACAGCCCGATCAGCCTTTTATAGGGAATTTTATTTTTTCGGTGATTGTCTTGACGTATACGATTTATGTGAAAGAGGCATTTTTTAGATCTACTCACGAACATCGTATAAATTAATTCTGAGGAAAATTATTATTGAAGTGGAGGGGTGTTATTTATGACACAAAACACACAGGATATATATTCACCGCCAAAACATATCGTTTCAGCTGCCACCATTGTCATCAATAACCAACAGGAAATCCTGTTGATAAAGGGACCAAGGCGTGGATGGGAAATGCCCGGTGGTCAGGTGGAAGAAGGGGAGTCGTTGAAAGAGGCTGCGATCAGAGAGACGAAAGAGGAAACAGGAATGGATGTGGAGGTACTGGCATTTTGCGGGGTATTTCAAAATGTGAAAAGATCCATCTGCAACACTCTGTTTCTCGCGAAGCCTGTTGGAGGCGAACCGACGACTTCAGAGGAGAGTCTTGAGGTGGGCTTTTTTTCGATTGAGCAAGCGCTCGAGATGGTGACTCATTCGAATTTCAGAGAGCGGATCGAGCTTTGTTTGGAAGAGAGTCAGCATCCATTTTATATTGAGTTTTAGGGGGATTCAATCTTCCAGGAATGGTGTACAGTTGAATCTCTTTTTGACTGAAAATTGAAACTTTTTAAGGCCTCCACTCGTAAGTATTAGTAATATACGAGGGGGTATATAATATGAAGAAATTCATAACACGAACGCCATTACTAACGGCTGCGATACTTGCTATAGCTATCTGGGTCGGGAGCCTTCTGTTCTCTTTTTCTTACGGAGAATGGAGCTTTTTTATCGGACTGGGATTAACGGTCGGACTTTTCTTTTTTAACAGTAGTGGTGGTGCCTTATCCAAAGGAGCTACTTTGGAGGCGAGTGAGGCAGGATGGAAGATCCAAAAGGACAATGAATTGAAGGCAAATGTAGGTTCAGTGTTTTATGGAGCTGTCTTATTTACGCTTATCAGTTTTGTCATTATGATGATTACCTATTTTTAAAATGTGTGGTTAATAGACAAGGAGAGATAGTATGGTCCATTTTTACGGAACTCCCACTTTGGAAACAGATCGACTCATCCTTCGAAAATTGGATCTCGACGATATTCAAAGCGTCTTTGGCCACTGGATGTCGGATGAGCGGATCGCCGACAATCGAGTTAGTCCGGCACATAAGACCGTTGCCGAAACGCAGGAGCGTGTGGAGAGGATTGTGAGTGGGTATGAATCGAAGGAGTTTTGTCACTGGGGCATTGAACTCAAAGATGATGGTGTACTCATCGGAGAGATCGATTTATATGATTTTGGCCACTCTACAGGGAATTGCGAGGTCAGTTATTCCCTTGGATACAATTGGTGGAATAAAGGATATGGTACCGAAGCCTTGAAAGCGGTCGTGGAATTTGCCTTTATACATATGGACGTTCATAAAATATCCGCCGCCCATAATACGGATAATCCGGCTTCAGGCAGGATCATGACGAAAGCAGGGATGGAGCAGGAAGGGATCATCCGGCATATGATTCGAAATGCGAAGGGTCAGTATAAGGACTGTGCTGTTTATGGGCTTCTTCGGGAGGATTATGTTAGAAATCATACTAAATCCCATATCCTTGTAGGAATGTAAGGCGCTATGGTAAATCAAACAGGTTTTTTTATTCAGTTGGTGTAACGGTTAAGTGACAAACGTTCAAATTAAATTAAGGGGAGCTTATCATTAACTTGAATAAGCTTCACTTTTTTGGGGATTTCCTCTGCACATACTTTTAGGAGGCTCTTTTCGTGAAATTTGTTGCTATTGTAGAGGGAAAGTAGTAGTTGATTTACGCTATAGGATGATCTTTATTGAAGCATTGAATGGTTTTCCAAGTGCGTTTCCAATCAAATGTTAGATACGATCGTATTTTATAGAATACCACAGGGTGAAAGAAAATTCGGGGACGAAGAAGTTTGGGGAATGGTATCATCGCAAGGATTTGGTTTACGATATGAGGGATTCAAATGATTGGCGGTTTGTATAGTGGCTATTTATTCGATCAATTATTGGTTTTGTAGGAAAGCGTTCATAAGCAAAGCTATCCCAATCTATTTGGGAATCCTCTATCGTAATATGTTTGAATAAAATCTCATAATTAAGTAAAATCATAATATATTATTTTATATTAACGTCTGGAGGGATACTAATGGGACAGAGAAGCTAAGATACGACTCAGCTGAGCGATGCTGCGTAACATTCGGTTCAATGATTCAATCCGGGTTGCTGGAAGCTGGACGGTCTACTTCTCAATATGGGTTCTATTCAATCCCTTCTAGAGATAAGTAGTTTTCACTTCATGCTTTCATCGATCTAGCCATTCACTTGGTGTATGAAATTTATCATGATGGAGGTGTAAGCCTTATCTAAGGATAAGGCTGCTAATTGACAACGTCTATAAACTTAATTTTAATTGTTTTATTGATTGCTTTAACCGCTTTTTTCGTAGCGACGGAATTTGCGATTGTAAAGGTACGGGGTTCCAGGATTGATCAGCTCATAGCGGAAAATCGTAAAGGATCGATTGCCGCTAAGAAGGTCGTGACTCATCTTGATGAGTATCTATCTGCTTGCCAGCTTGGAATTACGATTACGGCACTTGGTTTGGGCTGGCTGGGTGAGCCGACTGTGGAGAAGATTTTGCATCCACTTTTTGCTTATTTCGAGTTAAATGAAGCGATCACGCATATCCTGTCCTTCGGTATCGCCTTTGCCCTTGTGACATTCCTTCACGTTGTAGTCGGGGAACTTGCGCCAAAAACGGTGGCGATCCAGAAAGCCGAAGCCGTCACGCTATTATTCTCCGGCCCGATCATTTGGTTTTACCGGATCATGTATCCTTTTA is a genomic window of Rossellomorea sp. y25 containing:
- a CDS encoding Ger(x)C family spore germination protein, producing MNLSNLRHLIILFILIGCVIVGYVKTSLLNEVELVSGLGIDKMDDHYSITLQVFNPSANQKNAVDPTGGFTYTQTGKTIPEAIERIKKDTLKEAILDTLQVVVLSERLAKEEGLNETLDFLVRDPRVPANISTIVIKNQSPELFLQLFTPQQKLSALYTNIMLKNSKEAWGHLVNTSSERIKSHLEDKTSDIIIPYVEIHGDVKEGTSKSNIEDFTPTAHVSLEGFATFKNENLHSFLTQKESNTLALVKDINQVVSISTPCPGAEGEFTIDTIKTASSLKADTDPVSFKLKVALDGNLEETSCKMDLTKLSAQEKLANQVKTKIKSDIEALIKKSQEDGTDILGLKDALYRQHPDVWKEKRNDKMLLSTVNVDTSVDVRFIRFGHTKQ
- a CDS encoding spore germination protein, with translation MNMNQPATLEDRVAGILASLSDSSDVKSRYLKLSGGRLSACLLYIDGIVDTVSIQEHIIEPILQQPAPEEEGRFIPFLTESVIQVSDVEVVKDKDKVSGKLVDGSTIILFEGQADILAADTSKWEERSLTNPKGQRTIEGPDVGFTESRSGNVALIRKYIKNPSLHVETQTYGEFTSTSVSLIYLENMVDGDILNEIRGKLEQISLDSVIGSNYISEFLTKESKTIFPLVMNSDRPDVAAAEVLEGRVCIMVDGTPFTLIAPAVFLQFFQSSDDYYINSEATRLVRPMRFLLFWLSLYIPAFYVAFTTFHKGLLPVNLLVGFLAQRESVPFPTVFEVLLVFVLTEAIYEGSSRLPQTVVITISLFGAIVFGQASVEAQLVQPITLVIISTSFILSSIIPIAIMSYATRIIKLSLILIGALLGLYGIALFTLMLLVHLCYLRSFTVPYLAPVSPFTWQDMAKDVFVRNPIPDINKNIPSFHKEEPMEDSDKKENDS
- a CDS encoding CBO0543 family protein, encoding MKEQYDRIREKALNVVHENTVYWQEYCFLSPRWWFLIGLFILSWYFYFRLTRREEMPRLLFLGLIWIIVAANLDGLGFELGLWGYPSQLIPILPKAYVFDYALIPVTYMLLYKYFPKGKSFLYANIVLAACASFIAEPVFEWLDIYKVYHWKRWWSFIIYIILSYGIRWLVEVVFDSESGTDKK
- a CDS encoding M3 family oligoendopeptidase, giving the protein MMTQTKYKTVWNLDSIFKGGSASPNLHDHMKRTEAKILELEEMVKEWTAALESDQLVDVLERLRDIKMSISQARSYAICLLSENPKDQGAQFYRGESTALQSKYDSINSDLKRKLAHTEESEWMNLIASEDLKEYRFTLQEWRDEADREPSQEVSDLMADGYHAWGQFYQSFMSSIKVQVKGQDFSVGQAINLRSHHDASIRKESHEALVEKWTGLEGQFAQILNHLAGFRLNMYKSVGIEDVLHVPLAQNRMKEETLNAMFSVMERYKEPFAQYLNVKADMNGDAKMKSYHFWSPMNHHHQGMEYGEAAALVEEQFLAFGTEMGQFAETAFREGWVEAENRPGKSAVPICAAFPLTGESRVFLTFPGTFKGVLTLVHELGHAFHNHAMKSVNGMNKSYPMSLAETASTFAEMIILEAAMEKAETEEEKLFILDEKLKRSVMNFMNLHARFIFEKNFHEERKKGFVPASRLNELMEAALEEGYAGSLDEVPIHSWVWTPHFYKTESPFYNFPYTFGYLLALNLFVRAKEMGKGFEEQYMNLLRDSGRMSAEELVMKHLGEDITEEAFWEKGMALCVEDSEEFVRLAAYLHKEET
- a CDS encoding phosphoribulokinase, yielding MDKILHNIANLLNQQDRKMVIGISGHGASGKTTFAKKLLTLLEGKDINYINADPYIVSSGVRRHTSIQYEYNNEIHQSKMTACHPAAHHVLALDRDVKMVREGMDFYTMDVPYERSQLISSRINLTIVEGMTVAFSNPDLYDLKIYFYTDGETELIRRGIRDVSERGMDVEYLRKTHDERRIQYEVFMHPKHENFDVVVRNSDEGYWVEKDMEWS
- a CDS encoding NUDIX domain-containing protein translates to MTQNTQDIYSPPKHIVSAATIVINNQQEILLIKGPRRGWEMPGGQVEEGESLKEAAIRETKEETGMDVEVLAFCGVFQNVKRSICNTLFLAKPVGGEPTTSEESLEVGFFSIEQALEMVTHSNFRERIELCLEESQHPFYIEF
- a CDS encoding GNAT family N-acetyltransferase, encoding MVHFYGTPTLETDRLILRKLDLDDIQSVFGHWMSDERIADNRVSPAHKTVAETQERVERIVSGYESKEFCHWGIELKDDGVLIGEIDLYDFGHSTGNCEVSYSLGYNWWNKGYGTEALKAVVEFAFIHMDVHKISAAHNTDNPASGRIMTKAGMEQEGIIRHMIRNAKGQYKDCAVYGLLREDYVRNHTKSHILVGM